A genome region from Pseudanabaena sp. Chao 1811 includes the following:
- a CDS encoding polysaccharide deacetylase family protein, translated as MNVIWVVLALAALGTGMGAAIASRFVTYRTSSSSVETPDLNPNNSVTQSRNSPSFCQYNALDSVTASLYQVRAINAIANDPLPTLSNLSNVINADLVASFNPAPFPQISDRARAAKVPIIMYHDITATKDVEWDVTPDDLEKHFQALQDGGYTPITMDRLVSHLRTGAQLPEKPVLLTFDDNYIGQYKYAFPLLKKYNYPAVWSVHTRFVGTAGQKPKATWDQLREMQKSGLITIASHTVNHLNMKNLSNAELEREVLESKKTLEKELGITIDYFTYPEGDFTERAKDKVKDAGYKAALSMSLDPRQERSANESDDLLAIMRFGQSRFSDVIEQASSGTSASQVSLLPTVSNGSINFTTPVEKKKVTVDGLSLTLVYGGRAVTAHADKRAQVAEILAMTPNAIAAVDGGFFSLERIDGNTMIGPVMSQFSSNAGVFNVGNKGENPLLNGRPLVLISPTAIKFIPFNAVKHNSLEAVKAELPDVTDAFVAAGWLVRDGKPQSAESFGKLYGFDASRDRAFWGIDRSGRPVIGVTMEMIDSVGLGKILAKAGLQDVVMLDSGASAALAYRGKSVMAYEPRPVPHIVALLPPDPAPVESAEKPNCPVSLNRF; from the coding sequence ATTGGCTGCCCTCGGTACTGGTATGGGCGCAGCGATCGCTTCACGGTTTGTCACCTATCGTACTTCCTCCAGCAGCGTAGAGACTCCTGACCTAAATCCCAATAATTCCGTTACCCAATCTAGAAATTCCCCATCATTCTGCCAATACAATGCGCTGGACTCGGTAACAGCTTCGCTATATCAGGTTAGAGCCATCAATGCGATCGCCAATGATCCATTACCGACCCTTTCAAATTTAAGTAATGTGATTAATGCGGATCTCGTTGCTAGTTTTAATCCTGCCCCATTTCCCCAAATTAGCGATCGGGCGCGTGCAGCTAAAGTCCCAATCATCATGTATCACGACATTACTGCCACCAAAGATGTGGAGTGGGATGTCACTCCAGATGATCTCGAAAAGCATTTTCAAGCGCTGCAAGATGGTGGATATACACCAATTACGATGGATCGTTTAGTCAGCCATTTGCGGACTGGCGCTCAATTGCCCGAAAAGCCTGTATTGCTGACCTTTGATGATAACTATATTGGTCAATACAAGTACGCTTTCCCCTTGCTCAAAAAATATAACTATCCTGCGGTATGGTCAGTACATACCCGCTTTGTGGGTACGGCTGGTCAAAAGCCCAAGGCAACATGGGATCAACTACGGGAAATGCAAAAAAGTGGTTTGATCACCATTGCTTCCCATACGGTGAATCATCTTAATATGAAGAACCTCAGCAATGCGGAATTGGAGCGTGAGGTACTAGAGTCGAAGAAAACTCTGGAAAAAGAATTGGGAATTACCATCGATTACTTTACCTATCCTGAAGGTGACTTTACGGAACGCGCTAAGGACAAGGTGAAGGATGCAGGTTACAAAGCGGCGCTGTCGATGAGTCTCGATCCGCGTCAAGAGCGCTCGGCTAATGAATCTGATGATTTACTTGCGATTATGCGTTTTGGACAGTCGCGCTTTAGCGATGTGATCGAGCAGGCTTCCAGTGGAACTTCCGCAAGTCAAGTTTCACTTTTGCCCACTGTCAGCAATGGTTCGATTAATTTCACCACCCCTGTAGAGAAGAAGAAGGTGACAGTTGATGGTTTATCGCTCACTTTGGTATATGGTGGTCGCGCCGTTACAGCCCATGCTGATAAACGCGCTCAGGTTGCCGAAATTTTAGCCATGACTCCCAATGCGATCGCGGCTGTTGACGGTGGCTTTTTCTCCTTAGAGCGTATTGATGGCAATACGATGATTGGACCTGTGATGAGTCAATTCTCTAGCAATGCAGGAGTTTTTAATGTCGGCAATAAAGGTGAGAATCCACTCCTCAACGGTCGTCCTCTAGTGTTGATTAGCCCCACCGCAATTAAATTTATTCCCTTTAATGCTGTCAAGCATAATTCTTTAGAAGCAGTCAAGGCGGAGTTACCTGATGTCACTGATGCATTTGTTGCCGCAGGTTGGCTCGTCCGTGATGGTAAACCTCAATCCGCCGAGTCCTTTGGAAAGCTCTATGGTTTTGATGCTAGTCGCGATCGCGCTTTCTGGGGAATTGATCGCTCTGGTAGACCCGTAATTGGTGTAACGATGGAAATGATCGATTCCGTTGGCTTAGGCAAGATCTTAGCAAAGGCTGGTTTGCAAGATGTCGTCATGCTTGATTCGGGAGCTAGTGCTGCCCTTGCCTATCGTGGTAAATCAGTGATGGCGTATGAGCCTCGCCCTGTTCCCCATATTGTCGCACTCCTGCCGCCCGATCCTGCCCCCGTAGAATCTGCTGAAAAGCCCAACTGCCCAGTTAGTCTTAATCGATTTTAG
- a CDS encoding IS5 family transposase: MRQPYNTDLSNEEWEIIAPMLPKPSKLGRPPKTNFREVLNGIFYIAKNGCTWENLPHDLPPYSTVYFYFQRWTKTGFIAEINYQISTQVRLADGREATPSLASLDSQSIKTMDSAGSRGIDGGKKVKGRKRFIMVDTLGLVFGALVCPANIGERAGAMRLLANLKYPLRRLQKILVDKGFSGEDITQWVKDNFSCTWEVSKRAEAQKGFVVESKRWVVERTFAWIGKYRRLSKDYEFYENISESFIYIALIRKMLKNLTAVNS, encoded by the coding sequence ATGCGCCAACCCTATAATACCGATTTATCCAATGAAGAGTGGGAAATAATTGCACCAATGTTGCCAAAACCATCAAAATTGGGGAGACCACCAAAAACAAATTTTCGGGAAGTGCTGAATGGGATTTTCTACATAGCCAAGAATGGTTGTACATGGGAAAATCTGCCCCATGATTTGCCACCATATTCAACGGTCTACTTCTACTTTCAAAGATGGACAAAAACAGGATTTATAGCTGAAATCAATTACCAGATAAGCACACAAGTACGATTAGCTGATGGTCGAGAAGCAACACCGAGTCTAGCCAGTCTCGATAGTCAAAGTATTAAAACAATGGATAGTGCAGGTAGTCGTGGTATTGATGGTGGAAAAAAGGTCAAGGGTCGCAAACGCTTCATCATGGTTGATACCTTGGGGTTAGTCTTTGGCGCTCTCGTATGCCCAGCAAATATTGGCGAGAGAGCAGGAGCGATGAGACTATTAGCAAATCTCAAGTATCCACTGAGACGATTACAAAAGATATTAGTTGACAAGGGATTCTCTGGCGAGGATATCACCCAGTGGGTTAAAGACAACTTTAGTTGCACTTGGGAAGTAAGCAAACGGGCTGAAGCGCAGAAAGGGTTTGTTGTTGAATCAAAGCGTTGGGTAGTGGAGAGAACCTTTGCTTGGATAGGCAAATATCGTAGACTTAGCAAGGACTATGAATTTTATGAGAATATCTCGGAGTCGTTTATTTACATAGCTTTGATCCGAAAAATGCTTAAAAATCTTACTGCTGTCAATTCTTAA
- a CDS encoding sensor domain-containing diguanylate cyclase, with protein sequence MAEDISDRKQSEVVIQESEARFRYLADHAPVLIWLSGLDKLCYHFNQKWLEFTGRTMEQEMGNGWAEGVHPEDFQHCLDTYVNSFDARQPFEMEYRLKRFDGEYRWLLDTGVPRFDANGEFLGYIGSCIDISDRKQAEAALRESEARWQFALEGAGGGAWDWNLQTNEAFLSRRWKAMLGFEEHEISNNSSDWDRMLHPDDKEAVYAEINKHLRGETEQSVVEYRIQCKDGSYKWILGSGKLISRTADGAPLRFIGTNIDISDRKQAELSLQQSEKKYRHLINNFHAGVVVHAPDTSILLSNANACELLGLTKEQMLGKNAIDPAWHFCREDGTVMPLEEYPVQQVLSTGLPLRNYILGINQHNQTRVWVLVNAFPEFNANQKLEQIVITFVDISDRKQAEFDLQFANQQLSDHIAELNQRHWEMVKLSEISDFLQACFTVEEACKALSHLIEPLFPNCAGSIFITNASRNHVEVMSFWGEALHSEVAFLPNDCWALRRGRVHFVDRKSGLYCNHILLDEEIDVTLCIPMIAQGETIGLFHLSNNKANALTESKQQLAKTLAEQIGLAIANLRLQETLKQQSIRDPLTGLFNRRYLEESLNQELSRAQRQQHQISVIMLDIDHFKRFNDSYGHDAGDYVLQTVGSLLKAHVRGFDIACRYGGEEMILVLPDSSLEIASKRAEEIREAIAQVSLTYNAQHLGNLTASFGVASFPQHGATGSAVMQAADSALYRAKAAGRNQVLTAP encoded by the coding sequence GTGGCTGAAGATATTAGCGATCGCAAACAATCAGAAGTTGTAATCCAAGAGAGTGAAGCGAGATTTCGCTATTTAGCAGACCATGCCCCTGTGTTAATTTGGCTTTCAGGACTAGATAAGCTTTGTTATCACTTTAACCAGAAGTGGTTAGAATTTACGGGTCGGACAATGGAGCAGGAAATGGGGAATGGCTGGGCTGAGGGTGTGCATCCAGAGGACTTCCAACATTGCTTAGATACCTATGTTAATTCCTTTGATGCGAGACAACCATTTGAGATGGAGTATCGCCTGAAACGGTTTGATGGGGAATATCGTTGGCTTCTTGATACAGGTGTCCCCAGATTTGATGCTAATGGAGAATTTCTCGGTTATATCGGCTCATGTATAGATATCAGCGATCGCAAACAAGCTGAAGCTGCCCTACGCGAAAGTGAAGCCCGTTGGCAATTTGCCCTAGAAGGAGCGGGAGGTGGCGCATGGGACTGGAATCTGCAAACCAATGAAGCTTTCTTATCTCGGCGATGGAAAGCGATGCTCGGTTTTGAGGAGCATGAGATTAGCAATAACTCCAGCGATTGGGATCGGATGCTCCACCCAGATGATAAAGAAGCCGTTTATGCAGAGATTAATAAACACTTGCGTGGTGAAACCGAACAATCTGTTGTCGAATATCGCATCCAATGTAAAGATGGTAGTTATAAATGGATTTTGGGCAGCGGCAAACTGATTAGTCGCACTGCCGATGGAGCGCCTTTACGATTTATTGGTACGAATATTGATATTAGCGATCGCAAGCAAGCGGAATTATCCCTACAACAAAGCGAAAAAAAATATCGACATCTAATTAATAACTTCCATGCTGGAGTTGTTGTTCATGCTCCCGATACAAGCATCCTTTTAAGCAATGCTAATGCCTGTGAGTTATTAGGACTAACCAAAGAGCAGATGCTAGGGAAAAATGCCATTGATCCTGCATGGCATTTTTGTCGTGAGGATGGCACGGTGATGCCCTTAGAGGAATACCCAGTTCAACAAGTCCTCAGTACGGGTTTACCTCTGAGAAATTATATATTGGGAATTAATCAACATAACCAAACAAGGGTTTGGGTGTTAGTGAATGCATTTCCAGAATTTAATGCCAATCAGAAGCTGGAACAGATTGTGATTACCTTTGTTGATATTAGCGATCGCAAACAAGCGGAATTCGATCTTCAATTTGCCAATCAGCAGCTTAGTGATCATATTGCGGAGCTAAACCAACGCCATTGGGAAATGGTGAAGTTGAGTGAAATTAGCGATTTTCTCCAAGCTTGTTTCACTGTAGAGGAGGCTTGTAAGGCGCTTAGTCATTTGATTGAGCCACTATTTCCCAACTGTGCGGGCAGTATTTTTATCACTAATGCTTCCCGCAATCATGTTGAGGTAATGTCATTTTGGGGAGAAGCGCTGCATTCTGAAGTCGCTTTTTTGCCTAATGATTGTTGGGCTTTGCGTCGAGGTCGTGTGCATTTTGTAGATCGGAAGTCAGGGCTATATTGCAATCATATTTTATTAGATGAGGAGATCGATGTTACTCTTTGTATCCCCATGATTGCTCAGGGTGAAACCATTGGTTTATTTCATCTCAGTAACAACAAGGCAAACGCTTTAACCGAATCGAAACAACAACTGGCAAAGACATTAGCCGAACAGATTGGATTAGCGATCGCCAATCTTCGTTTACAAGAAACCCTGAAACAACAAAGCATCCGCGATCCTCTCACAGGTTTATTCAACCGTCGCTATCTCGAAGAAAGCCTTAACCAAGAACTATCCCGCGCCCAACGTCAGCAGCACCAGATTAGTGTAATCATGCTAGATATTGACCATTTCAAACGCTTCAATGACAGCTATGGACATGATGCTGGTGACTATGTGCTGCAAACCGTAGGAAGCTTACTCAAAGCCCATGTACGCGGTTTTGATATTGCTTGTCGCTATGGTGGGGAAGAAATGATCCTCGTTTTGCCAGATTCATCTTTGGAAATCGCTAGTAAACGTGCTGAAGAGATTCGGGAAGCGATCGCCCAAGTCTCCTTAACCTATAATGCCCAACACTTAGGCAATCTGACCGCATCCTTTGGTGTCGCTAGCTTTCCTCAACATGGAGCAACGGGAAGCGCTGTAATGCAAGCCGCCGATTCTGCTCTCTATCGTGCTAAAGCTGCTGGACGCAATCAAGTTTTGACTGCACCATAA